Proteins encoded within one genomic window of Methanomassiliicoccales archaeon:
- the thiL gene encoding thiamine-phosphate kinase, translating into MSRLMDMGEKAAVDDLIKLAGNCGVIGPGDDAAAIDLGDRYLVITTDMIAKHTHVPDIMTPRQVGWTVAAVNYSDIAAMGAIPLCFVVSMGFPKETDISYVKDVARGIKECSEMVASDYVGGDTKECYEMALAGTAVGTVRKDGILLRSGAKAGDLLAMTGTAGLAGAGFEDLTLENKHPRARKALLEPIPRVKEAALLSASGFVTSCMDTSDGLASSIHELTKASGVNFMLNWDSLPIPNDVYEISELKLMPVEDMVLYSGGDYQLLFTVERDRVEELHQMLNKDFTVVGEVRKDGPNVVKRSGQLLPLEKKGFEHFKG; encoded by the coding sequence ATGAGCCGATTGATGGATATGGGAGAGAAAGCCGCCGTCGATGACCTGATCAAATTGGCCGGCAATTGCGGCGTGATCGGTCCGGGGGATGATGCTGCGGCGATCGATCTGGGAGACCGCTATCTGGTGATCACGACGGACATGATCGCCAAGCACACCCATGTACCGGACATCATGACCCCCAGGCAGGTAGGATGGACAGTGGCTGCGGTCAACTATAGCGACATAGCGGCCATGGGTGCCATTCCCCTCTGCTTCGTGGTCTCCATGGGATTCCCGAAGGAGACCGACATCTCCTATGTCAAGGATGTGGCAAGGGGCATCAAGGAATGCTCAGAGATGGTGGCCTCCGACTATGTCGGAGGAGATACCAAGGAATGCTATGAGATGGCCTTGGCCGGGACGGCAGTGGGAACGGTGCGCAAGGACGGCATACTTCTTCGTAGTGGAGCGAAGGCCGGAGACCTGCTTGCAATGACCGGCACCGCCGGACTGGCGGGTGCCGGTTTCGAGGACCTCACGCTGGAAAACAAACATCCCAGGGCGAGGAAGGCCCTTCTGGAGCCGATCCCCAGGGTAAAGGAGGCAGCCTTGCTCTCCGCCTCAGGCTTCGTCACGTCCTGCATGGACACATCTGACGGTCTGGCCTCTTCCATCCATGAGCTTACTAAGGCCAGCGGGGTCAATTTCATGCTAAACTGGGATTCCCTGCCCATCCCCAACGATGTCTATGAGATCTCCGAGCTCAAGCTGATGCCGGTGGAGGATATGGTGCTTTACTCCGGTGGCGACTACCAGCTGCTGTTCACGGTGGAACGTGACCGGGTCGAGGAACTGCACCAGATGCTGAATAAGGATTTCACCGTGGTCGGTGAGGTCAGAAAGGACGGGCCCAACGTCGTCAAGAGGAGCGGACAGCTGCTTCCCCTGGAGAAGAAGGGGTTCGAACATTTCAAGGGGTGA
- the larA gene encoding nickel-dependent lactate racemase has protein sequence MRIEVPYGKEGHQSLTIPEANYLGTLRPNELPHSDEQWELDRALQNPISSDRIEDFLRGGKDIVFIVNDGTRPTPTASVLRALSKRIDLKGVRFLIATGIHREPTEDEYRMIFGELYDSLKDQIHSHDSRKDPMVLLGHSKNGTEMSVNEIAVNADRLVIITSVEPHYFAGYTGGRKSFLPGVASYRTIEQNHKLAMGSEAQAIALAGNPVHEDMMDALQMVKGKKIFSIQAVLDRHQHVYRVAAGDLNLSFDQAVKWANDVFSVEIGEKADVVVSVAQYPMDIDLYQSQKALDNGKWALKEGGTLILVSKCRKGVGDEVFCNQLSLSTDPFQILKNLTQEYKLGYHKAAKVAEIMTWAKISAVTDLDPALIRRINMMPFKEVQSAVDQAIENGPESKVMVILDGSVLVPRLVQQ, from the coding sequence ATGAGAATCGAAGTACCATATGGCAAGGAAGGCCATCAATCCCTGACCATTCCGGAAGCCAATTACCTTGGGACCTTGAGGCCCAACGAGCTCCCCCACTCGGATGAACAGTGGGAACTGGACCGGGCTCTCCAGAACCCGATCTCATCGGATCGGATAGAGGATTTCCTGAGAGGGGGCAAAGATATCGTCTTCATCGTCAACGATGGGACGCGTCCGACCCCCACCGCGTCGGTGCTCCGGGCATTATCGAAGAGGATCGACCTCAAGGGCGTCCGATTCCTGATCGCCACAGGCATCCACCGGGAACCGACCGAGGACGAGTACCGCATGATATTCGGGGAACTGTACGATTCGTTGAAGGACCAGATCCATTCACACGATTCACGTAAGGATCCGATGGTCCTGTTGGGTCATTCCAAGAACGGGACCGAGATGTCGGTCAATGAGATCGCCGTGAACGCCGACCGACTGGTCATCATCACCAGCGTGGAACCGCACTACTTCGCCGGCTATACCGGCGGACGCAAATCGTTCCTGCCTGGCGTAGCTTCCTACAGAACCATAGAGCAGAACCACAAATTGGCCATGGGTTCCGAAGCCCAGGCCATCGCGCTGGCCGGCAACCCGGTCCACGAGGACATGATGGACGCTCTGCAGATGGTCAAAGGGAAGAAGATCTTCTCCATACAGGCGGTGTTGGACCGGCACCAGCACGTGTATCGGGTGGCGGCCGGGGACCTGAACCTGTCCTTTGACCAGGCTGTCAAGTGGGCCAACGATGTCTTTTCCGTCGAGATCGGGGAGAAGGCGGACGTGGTGGTGAGCGTCGCCCAATATCCCATGGATATCGACCTGTACCAATCCCAGAAAGCGCTGGACAACGGGAAGTGGGCGCTCAAGGAGGGCGGAACACTGATCCTCGTATCTAAGTGCCGCAAAGGGGTAGGTGACGAGGTGTTCTGCAACCAACTGTCACTTTCCACCGACCCGTTCCAAATACTGAAGAATCTGACCCAGGAATACAAGCTTGGTTACCATAAGGCGGCCAAGGTGGCCGAGATCATGACCTGGGCCAAGATATCCGCGGTAACCGACCTGGACCCGGCGTTGATCAGAAGGATCAACATGATGCCCTTCAAAGAAGTCCAATCGGCAGTGGACCAGGCAATAGAGAACGGTCCGGAATCAAAGGTGATGGTCATCCTGGACGGAAGCGTCTTGGTACCGAGGCTGGTGCAGCAATGA